The Catenuloplanes niger genome includes a window with the following:
- a CDS encoding alpha/beta hydrolase family protein, with product MAAGSAVLAALLTASLLSGPVSSPVCDAPVASTTQPGHLVADPDCDVDGTPFAPIAGSAVHTGIEHGAAYRIEVPRRWNGRLVIFAHGYRGTGQVVFVSSPSLRRHYLDRGYAWAASSYQLNGYEVGQGVRDSHALIALFGRVTGAPARSVLMTGESMGGHVTAVAIEEFPRAFAGAMPVCGVLGDTALYDYFLDVNVTAAALAGVPIRFPDAPGEDYDREWRAQVARITADLGVPAPLTPAGRAWSDVVERRTGGDRPGFAESLAFWNSVPSLEPFADLPFLFGLYPGLSGRAENVAGNRHTVYRVTDGPRLTPAEWRLNRDVLRVSPTVPPDPGLGSIPRVDGRPRVPVLSLHNTGDLFVPFSMEQIYARRAHSPLFVSRAIRAPGHCDFTQAELSAGFDDLTRWIATGRRAAGDAILNPRAVAAPEFGCRFTTQTRAGFPPCP from the coding sequence ATGGCCGCCGGATCAGCCGTCCTCGCCGCACTGCTCACCGCCTCGCTCCTGTCCGGACCGGTGTCGTCGCCGGTCTGTGACGCGCCCGTCGCCAGCACCACCCAGCCCGGTCACCTGGTCGCCGACCCGGACTGCGACGTGGACGGCACGCCGTTCGCACCGATCGCGGGCTCGGCCGTGCACACCGGCATCGAGCACGGCGCGGCGTACCGCATCGAGGTCCCGCGCCGCTGGAACGGCCGGCTGGTGATCTTCGCGCACGGCTACCGCGGCACCGGCCAGGTCGTCTTCGTCAGCAGCCCGAGCCTGCGCCGGCACTACCTGGACCGCGGCTACGCGTGGGCCGCCTCCAGCTATCAGCTCAACGGCTACGAGGTCGGCCAGGGCGTCCGCGACTCGCACGCGCTGATCGCGCTCTTCGGCCGGGTCACCGGCGCGCCCGCCCGGTCCGTGCTGATGACCGGCGAGTCGATGGGCGGCCACGTCACCGCGGTCGCGATCGAGGAGTTCCCGCGCGCGTTCGCCGGCGCGATGCCGGTCTGCGGCGTGCTCGGCGACACCGCGCTCTACGACTACTTCCTCGACGTGAACGTCACCGCGGCCGCGCTGGCCGGGGTGCCGATCCGCTTCCCGGACGCGCCGGGTGAGGACTACGACCGGGAGTGGCGTGCCCAGGTCGCCCGGATCACGGCGGACCTCGGCGTGCCGGCGCCGCTCACCCCGGCCGGCCGCGCCTGGTCGGACGTGGTCGAGCGGCGCACCGGCGGGGACCGCCCCGGCTTCGCGGAGTCGCTCGCGTTCTGGAACTCGGTGCCGTCCCTGGAACCGTTCGCCGACCTGCCGTTCCTCTTCGGGCTCTACCCCGGACTGTCCGGCCGCGCGGAGAACGTGGCCGGCAACCGCCACACCGTCTACCGGGTCACGGACGGCCCGCGCCTCACCCCGGCCGAGTGGCGGCTCAACCGGGACGTCCTTCGGGTCTCGCCCACCGTGCCGCCGGATCCCGGGCTCGGCAGCATCCCGCGCGTCGACGGCCGCCCCCGCGTCCCGGTGCTCTCGCTGCACAACACCGGCGACCTCTTCGTACCGTTCTCGATGGAGCAGATCTACGCCCGCCGCGCGCACTCGCCGCTGTTCGTCTCGCGCGCGATCCGGGCGCCGGGCCACTGCGACTTCACCCAGGCCGAGCTGAGCGCCGGCTTCGACGACCTGACCCGCTGGATCGCCACCGGCCGCCGCGCCGCCGGCGACGCCATCCTGAACCCGCGCGCCGTCGCGGCCCCGGAGTTCGGCTGCCGCTTCACCACCCAGACCCGCGCCGGCTTCCCGCCCTGCCCCTGA
- a CDS encoding polysaccharide deacetylase family protein — translation MTRWTTDPRRIAVLATVLAAALIAGMLVVAGLTSDSYRASASPYRPNPRSASAPEQGRPPASAPRGPMRAEPPTRQRAYDGPDGTQRVTGTPSMSLTFDDGPSQFTDEVLDQLDKHGIKATFCVIGSQVRSHAAQMRRIVAEGHTLCNHTWDHDFQLADRTPEQIVKDMVRTNDAIHTVVPNAKVRYFRNPGGNFNHRTVSVAQHLGMVPLHWSIDSRDWESKNAKKIYDLVEENAHPGAVVLLHDGGGDRRETLKALKKLLPFLKERYDLVAMP, via the coding sequence ATGACGAGGTGGACGACCGACCCGCGGCGCATCGCGGTCCTCGCCACGGTCCTGGCCGCGGCGCTGATCGCCGGCATGCTCGTGGTGGCGGGACTGACGTCCGACAGTTACCGAGCGTCAGCATCGCCGTACCGGCCGAACCCCCGGTCCGCGAGCGCGCCGGAGCAGGGCCGGCCACCGGCGTCCGCGCCCCGGGGGCCGATGCGGGCGGAACCGCCGACCCGGCAGCGCGCGTACGACGGGCCGGACGGCACGCAGCGGGTCACCGGCACGCCGTCGATGAGCCTCACGTTCGACGACGGCCCGTCGCAGTTCACCGACGAGGTGCTGGACCAGTTGGACAAGCACGGCATCAAGGCCACGTTCTGCGTGATCGGCAGCCAGGTGCGGTCGCACGCGGCCCAGATGCGCCGGATCGTCGCGGAGGGACACACGCTGTGCAACCACACCTGGGACCACGACTTCCAGCTGGCCGACCGCACGCCGGAGCAGATCGTCAAGGACATGGTGCGGACGAACGACGCGATCCACACGGTCGTGCCGAACGCGAAGGTGCGCTACTTCCGTAACCCGGGCGGGAACTTCAACCACCGTACGGTCTCGGTCGCGCAGCACCTCGGCATGGTGCCGCTGCACTGGAGCATCGACTCGCGCGACTGGGAGAGCAAGAACGCCAAGAAGATCTACGACCTGGTCGAGGAGAACGCGCACCCGGGCGCGGTCGTGCTGCTGCACGACGGCGGCGGCGACCGGCGCGAGACGTTGAAGGCGCTGAAGAAACTGCTGCCGTTCCTGAAGGAGCGGTACGACCTGGTGGCGATGCCGTGA
- a CDS encoding OsmC family protein: MPTRTSSAVWNGDLKGGAGTVALGSGVFEGPYTFVSRFEDGTGTNPEELIAAAHAGCFSMFLANVLAGAGFKADSVRTSAAVTLGDGPKITGIALTVEASVPDIDADAFAGHVETAKAGCPVSAALGAVPQTVDAKLV, from the coding sequence ATGCCAACTCGTACCTCATCCGCTGTCTGGAACGGCGACCTCAAGGGCGGTGCCGGCACCGTCGCGCTCGGCTCCGGTGTCTTCGAGGGCCCGTACACGTTCGTCTCCCGCTTCGAGGACGGCACCGGGACCAACCCGGAGGAGCTGATCGCGGCCGCGCACGCCGGCTGCTTCTCCATGTTCCTGGCGAACGTGCTCGCCGGCGCCGGCTTCAAGGCCGACTCGGTGCGCACCTCCGCCGCCGTCACGCTCGGCGACGGCCCGAAGATCACCGGTATCGCGCTGACCGTGGAGGCGTCGGTGCCCGACATCGACGCGGACGCGTTCGCGGGTCACGTCGAGACCGCGAAGGCCGGCTGCCCGGTCTCCGCCGCGCTCGGCGCCGTGCCGCAGACGGTCGACGCCAAGCTCGTCTGA
- a CDS encoding universal stress protein: MSGIVVGVDGSPGAETAVRWAAARSRANGAPLRLVHAYSLPVPYPASPFGPAGDVTGDAGAYAKAAEAVLAGAARIAAEAGAASVTTEAVTGGASGVLIAASDGAGLVVVGSRGLGGFTGLLLGSVGVQVSAHARCPAVVVREPATPGGPVVVGVDGSAPSHAAVLFAFAEAERLGAELHAVHAWGLPAPVDPALMAFPTERDRDDYVTAAGQVLHDALTEGRSRHPSVPVRELSVERGASAGLLDVAASAALVVVGSRGHGGFAGLLLGSTGQYVLHHAHCPVAVLRADVDPEPSEA, from the coding sequence ATGTCCGGAATCGTCGTCGGAGTCGACGGATCACCGGGGGCGGAGACGGCCGTGCGCTGGGCCGCCGCCCGGTCCCGGGCCAACGGCGCGCCGCTGCGGCTGGTCCACGCCTACTCGCTGCCGGTGCCGTACCCGGCGTCGCCGTTCGGCCCGGCCGGCGACGTCACCGGTGACGCGGGCGCGTACGCGAAGGCCGCCGAGGCGGTGCTGGCCGGCGCGGCCCGGATCGCGGCCGAGGCCGGTGCCGCCTCGGTGACCACGGAGGCGGTGACCGGCGGCGCGTCCGGCGTGCTGATCGCGGCATCCGACGGCGCCGGCCTGGTCGTGGTCGGCTCGCGCGGCCTCGGCGGGTTCACCGGCCTGCTGCTCGGCTCGGTCGGCGTGCAGGTCTCCGCGCACGCGAGGTGCCCGGCCGTGGTGGTCCGCGAGCCCGCCACGCCCGGCGGCCCGGTGGTGGTCGGTGTGGACGGTTCCGCGCCGTCGCACGCGGCCGTGCTGTTCGCGTTCGCGGAGGCGGAACGGCTCGGCGCCGAGCTGCACGCGGTGCACGCGTGGGGCCTGCCGGCGCCGGTTGACCCGGCGCTGATGGCGTTCCCGACCGAGCGGGACCGCGACGACTACGTGACCGCGGCCGGCCAGGTGCTGCACGACGCGCTGACCGAGGGCCGGTCCCGGCACCCGTCCGTTCCGGTCCGCGAGCTGTCCGTGGAACGCGGCGCGTCCGCCGGCCTGCTGGACGTCGCGGCGAGCGCCGCGCTGGTCGTGGTCGGCTCCCGCGGCCACGGCGGCTTCGCCGGGTTGCTGCTCGGCTCCACCGGCCAGTACGTGCTGCACCACGCGCACTGCCCGGTCGCGGTGCTGCGCGCGGACGTGGATCCGGAGCCGTCGGAAGCCTGA